A single Silvibacterium dinghuense DNA region contains:
- the tsaE gene encoding tRNA (adenosine(37)-N6)-threonylcarbamoyltransferase complex ATPase subunit type 1 TsaE, translated as MTTTEKAKAEAVGKAEAGKTYEFTTTSAAETIATGHKIAELLAPPKFLILRGDLGAGKTTLVKGIAEALDAAEPDEVTSPTFTLVHEYEGTQGAAKTPVNLYHLDLYRIEGERQLDTLGLDDLAAPDSIVLVEWGEKFPSVKRRSDGEIVMTSAGGDTRKIVLTLK; from the coding sequence ATGACGACGACCGAAAAGGCAAAGGCAGAAGCTGTCGGGAAGGCTGAAGCTGGGAAGACCTACGAGTTCACGACGACCTCTGCCGCCGAGACCATCGCGACCGGCCACAAGATTGCCGAACTGCTCGCTCCGCCGAAGTTTCTTATCCTGCGCGGCGATCTGGGCGCGGGCAAGACGACGCTGGTGAAGGGCATTGCCGAGGCGCTGGATGCGGCAGAGCCGGACGAGGTCACCAGTCCAACCTTTACGCTGGTGCATGAATATGAGGGCACGCAGGGCGCGGCGAAGACGCCGGTGAACCTCTATCATCTGGACCTCTACCGCATTGAAGGCGAGCGGCAGCTCGATACGCTGGGGCTCGATGACCTGGCTGCACCGGACAGCATTGTGCTGGTGGAGTGGGGTGAGAAGTTTCCGAGCGTGAAGCGGCGCAGCGATGGCGAGATCGTGATGACCTCGGCCGGCGGCGACACGCGAAAGATCGTGCTCACGCTCAAATAG
- a CDS encoding NAD(P)H-hydrate dehydratase yields MRILSADEMRTTDRVTAETYGVSSIDLMRHAGAAVARFVVREFSSARSILVFCGRGNNGGDGFVAARELIAAGRRVHVLLLGDPAALKGDAKIAFEEMAMEPVLVREEADLGRPDVRELFENADLLLDAVVGTGFQPPLRGTAAALRDRVNALEMPVIAVDLPSGWGADSREFAVEGAFRADAVVTFTAPKLAHVCGNLCGSVYAPIVVAPIGSPDAAIRSTLNLSWSGAAKAALDGPRRAESNKGNFGHVLLVGGARGKSGAPAMASLAALRAGAGLVTTAVAESILPLVAAITPELMTEALPEAADGGFDLERIDFDALLDRITVLAIGPGLGQSPSAEKLVLELLERTTIPVVLDADALNIMAKHIDKLDGRGRTMVLTPHPGEMGRLAGIPTQEVQARREPLAREFAAKHHVTLVLKGWRTLVAQPDGQLAINTSGNPGMAKGGSGDILTGMVAALLAQHPKQAAEAVSAAVYLHGLAADFAVREQDERTLLATDTVAHLWRAYRFSPQDAAGFTWLAGLPQDILEALEAR; encoded by the coding sequence ATGCGGATACTTTCTGCCGACGAGATGAGGACCACCGATCGGGTGACGGCCGAGACATACGGCGTGTCGTCGATCGACCTGATGCGCCATGCCGGAGCGGCGGTGGCGCGCTTTGTGGTGCGCGAGTTTTCTTCCGCACGCTCGATACTGGTATTTTGCGGGCGGGGCAACAACGGAGGTGATGGCTTTGTCGCTGCGCGTGAGCTGATCGCTGCAGGGCGACGGGTGCATGTGCTGCTGCTGGGCGATCCGGCGGCGCTGAAGGGCGATGCGAAGATCGCCTTCGAAGAGATGGCGATGGAGCCGGTGCTGGTCCGCGAAGAGGCGGATCTCGGCCGTCCCGATGTACGCGAGCTTTTCGAAAATGCCGATCTGCTGCTCGATGCGGTGGTCGGAACAGGATTCCAGCCTCCGCTGCGGGGTACGGCTGCGGCGCTGCGGGACCGGGTGAACGCGCTCGAGATGCCGGTGATCGCGGTCGATCTGCCCTCGGGCTGGGGTGCCGATTCGCGCGAGTTCGCGGTCGAAGGCGCATTCCGCGCGGATGCCGTTGTTACGTTTACCGCGCCCAAGCTGGCGCATGTCTGTGGGAATCTCTGTGGATCGGTGTATGCGCCGATTGTGGTTGCGCCGATCGGGTCTCCTGACGCGGCGATTCGTTCTACTTTGAACCTGAGCTGGAGCGGCGCTGCAAAGGCGGCGCTCGACGGGCCTCGCAGGGCGGAGAGCAACAAGGGCAATTTCGGTCATGTGCTGCTGGTGGGCGGTGCGCGCGGGAAATCGGGCGCTCCGGCCATGGCGTCGCTGGCCGCGCTGCGCGCGGGCGCGGGATTGGTGACGACGGCGGTGGCCGAGTCGATCCTGCCACTGGTCGCGGCGATTACTCCTGAGCTGATGACCGAGGCGCTGCCGGAGGCTGCCGACGGTGGTTTCGATCTCGAGCGTATCGATTTCGACGCGCTGCTGGACAGGATCACGGTGCTGGCCATCGGGCCTGGACTTGGGCAATCGCCATCGGCGGAAAAGCTGGTGCTGGAACTGCTGGAGCGCACGACAATCCCGGTTGTGCTCGATGCCGATGCGCTGAATATTATGGCGAAGCATATCGATAAGCTCGATGGGCGCGGGCGGACGATGGTGCTGACGCCGCATCCGGGCGAGATGGGGCGCCTGGCCGGCATCCCCACGCAGGAGGTGCAGGCGCGGCGCGAGCCGCTGGCGCGGGAGTTTGCTGCGAAGCACCATGTCACATTGGTTTTAAAAGGATGGCGTACACTCGTGGCGCAGCCCGATGGGCAGCTTGCCATCAACACGAGCGGCAACCCGGGCATGGCCAAGGGCGGCAGCGGCGATATTCTTACCGGCATGGTCGCAGCCCTGCTGGCGCAGCATCCGAAGCAGGCGGCTGAGGCGGTGAGCGCAGCAGTCTACCTGCACGGGCTTGCCGCGGACTTTGCTGTTCGTGAGCAGGACGAGCGCACGCTGCTGGCCACGGATACGGTCGCGCACCTGTGGCGCGCGTATCGTTTTTCACCGCAGGATGCGGCCGGTTTTACATGGCTGGCAGGTCTGCCGCAGGATATCTTGGAAGCGTTGGAGGCACGATGA